GCCGATCCCGGTGTGAGTTGTGCCGTAGAACCAGCCGCGAGGGAATGAATCGAGAACCGTCTCTTCGAAACGGCGGATCAGCAACATCTGTCGGTACAGATCGGCGGGGGTCAATTCGGCTGGCATCGTCGAAGGGCAGAGCAGTGGCGGTTCCGGTTCGACTGCCGCAATCATATCATCGCCGGCTTGCCGCTCGCCTCGACCGTGCTCCTGGCCGTCCCGAGTGCAGTCAGCGGGTGCCAGGCGGCGCCGTCCTGCCTGGCGCCCGGCCGATTGCTCCGCCCTCGGGTGCGAGACTGTGCCGCCCCGTTTCCGGGGCGGCACAGTGTGCGGAAATCTCCCAAACGGCGGGACCCGCTCACATATTCGCTTTGCCGTAGGCCTCGCTCACGATCTTCCAGGCCTCATGCGTGGCATTCGGCACTTTCGAGACCGCAAAGTACTGGGTCCTGCTCTTGTTCGGCTTGGCCTCGATCCGCCAGTCCGTGCTCATGAACTTGGACTTGGATTTGACGTCATAGAACTCTAGTTCTGGTTTCATCGCTCCTCACCTCCTGGTGGACCCTGCTGTGCGGGCTTCCGCACGAATTCATCCTACCTGCGATTGAATGTCCCTGCAAGCGCTGGAAGCCCCCGATTCGGGTCGGAAACTAGGGAGGACCCCCACCAGTGGGGTCCCGCCTACGTGGGTTGCCCTGGAACTCCTCCGAGGTGGCGTGTCCAGGCTGGCTGATCCCCTCCCGGCGCAGCACCTTGCCCAGCGTCGCCAGGAGGATGCGGATGTCCAGCCAGAGCGACCAGTGGTCGACATACCACACATCCAGGCGGAAGCGCTCGTCCCAGGCGAGTGCATTCCGACCGTGGACCTGCGCCCAGCCGGTGATCCCCGGGAGCACCTGATGGCGCCTTGCCTGCTCGGCAGAGTAGCGCTCGAGGTACTGTATCAGCAGGGGCCGCGGGCCCACCAGGCCCATCTCCCCCCGGAGCACATTGAGCAAATTGGGTAGGTCATCCAAGCTATACGAGCGCAAGACCCGACCCAGCCCGGTCAACCGCTCGGCGTCGGGCAGCAGCTGGCCCTGTGAGTCACGGACCTCGGTCATGGTGCGGAACTTGAGCAAGGTGAAAGGGCGGGCCCGGTAGCCGAGCCTCAGCTGGCGGAACAAGATCGGCCGGCCATGCACCCGCCACACCCACAGCCCCAAGATGGCGAGCAAGGGAGAGAGCAGGACTAGACCGATGGCCGTGGCGATCAGATCGAACAGCCGCTTGCGCCCCGGCACGCCGGACGGGAAGAGGGCGGCGCTCATCCGTCCCTCCTTCCCCGGCTGTTCGTCTGCATCGACTGCATCACCTGCAGCATCTGCGCCGCCAGCCGTCTACGGTCATAGGCCTGCTCGGCGGCCTGTCGGGCGGCGCGGCCCATTCTCTGCCGGGCTTCGCCGTCCGCCGCCAGGCTTACGATGGCACGGGCGAGGGCGGCTCCGTCGCCGGGCGGTACGAACACGCCCGCCCCTGCCTCCTCAACTGCCTGCCGAATGACACCATCGATTGCCAGGATCGTCGGCCGGCCGGCAGCCATGTAGTCGAAGACCTTGTTGGGATAGGTGGTCTTGTACACCTCGAGCGGTTTCAGGATCGCCAGGCATACGTCGGCCGCCGCCAGGGCCCCCGCCATCTCGCGTTTGGCGACCGGCGCCACGAAGCGCAGGTTCTCGAGCCCTTCGGCGCCCGCCCGGGCCATCAACCCCGGCTTCTCCTTGCCGTCTCCCAGCAAGACCAGCACTATTTCGGGATGACCGCTCAGGATCGACGCCGCGTCCAGCAGGACACCCAGGTCATTCGACAACCCGTGTGCCCCGGCGTACAGCACCACGAAGCGTCCCGTCAGCCCATGTTCCTGGCGAAACGCCTGGCCGTCATCCTGTGGCCGGAACATCTCGAGATCGACACCATTCGGGATGAGGTGGACCTGGCGTGCGCCGCCTCGGCGGACGTGTTCTACAAAGCCTGGGGAGTTGACGACCACGGTATCGGCATGGCGGTACAAGAATCCCTCCAGCCACAACGACAGGCGGATCAGCGGCCGGCTGCGCAGAACGCCGACAGCGATGGCAAACTCCGGCCACAGGTCGCGCACCTCGAAGAGGAACGCCGCCCGGCGCATCCGGGCCACCGCCCAGGCGGACCATCCCTGCATCAGCGGCGGCGACGTCCCCCAGACCACATCCATCGGGCCCTGCCGCAGGGAGGCCACCACCGAAGAGAACATGAACGACAGGAAGCTCAGCACTCGATGCACGAAGGAGCGGTGGTAGGCACGGTAGCTCCAGCAGCGGATGATCCGCACGCCGCCGTCGTCCGTTTCCTCCACCTGGGTGTGCCGGGCTGACACCGGCTGCCCGGTCAGATAGCTCACCCGGCTGGTGACAACCGTGACCGAGTGGCCCTGGCCCACCAGCCAGCGGCAGAACTCATGATGGCGGGTCCCGCCGGGTTCACCCAGCGCGGCGAAGGCCTGATGGATCAGCAAGATCCGCATCCTACGGCTCCCAGCTGAACTGTCCGCGCCGGACGGCGCGCACGGGGGGCGCTGGATCTGCGCCTGCCCGCCACTCAATGTGCGTGCGGGCCGGCCGGGAATCGCCCAGATCGAAACGCGTGATCAGCCTGAGGGGCAGGCTCCCCTGGCTGCGGACGACGAGCTCGACCGCGGGCCGGAGCTGGCTATACGTGGGGGACACCCAGCCTCGGGTAGCATCGTCCCCGGCTTCGCCTATCAACCGGATGCCGCTGCGGTACACCCCCCAGGAGGCCGCCGGACCCTCGAACTGCACCGCGACCCGCCCGACACGGGTCGCCAGGCTGACGCCCCGCTCACCCAGCTGCCAGGGTCCATCCGCCAGACGCCAGGTCAGGCAGACCGTGTGTTCGCCCTGCCCCTGCAGATCGTCGATCACCCACCAGCTATCGGGCGCCAGGTGCAGCAGGCTCCTGCGATGGGTGAGCCCGATGCTTCGGTAGCCATCGTGCTCGGCGCTCAGCAGTTGCCCTTCCCCGCCTGGAGAACGCCAATGCCCAAGCATCCGCCCTTGTGCCCAGCGCAGCCAGAGGAAGCGTCCGGCGCGCAGCATCGGATCCCGATCATCGATGACCACAGTGTTGTGCTTCGAGGCGCCCGCGAGGCCGTTGTCCCAGGAGGGGGGTGCGTCATACAGGTACGTCCCGCCGTCGCTGGCCAACGGATTCCCCCGCCACCACAGGTCGGCGTGCAGCTGGTCGGAGTGGCCGGGGCGGGTGCGGAAATGCGCACAGCGCAAGAGCGCCCAGCTGTGGCGGCCGTCGAGGCGGTACAGCCCGGCATCGGGGAAGGCCACTCGGTCCGGCAGGATGCGGGAGGGAGCAGCATGCACCCCAGTCCGGCTGGCGCGGCTTCGGCGCTGGCTGGGTCGAGAGTCGGTTGCCGCCTCCCCACCCATCCAGCGCGCCGCCTCGTCCCAGGGACCGGGCGGGTACAGAGGCCGGCGGTTGAGCATCCGCCAGGCGAGTTGAAGAGCGGGCCGGTAGTCGTGATCGCCGCAGTCCGTCAGGCGCAGCAAGTGGGCTCCATCATTCGGGCCGAAGTTGCTGGCCTGGCCGGTTGCCGGATCGACCACAACCTGCAGGCACACCGCTCCCCGCCGCAGCGCTTGCAGGCTGTCCGCCGACAGCGGCTTGCCCGCCGACTGGCACAGGCATGCCGACCACAGACCGCACTCCAGCGCCAGGCGATGGTAGTTGCTGGAAAACTGGACGTAGCCGCCGTCCTCGAAGAACTGGGACTCTAAGCCGCGCTCCAGCCAGCGCCGACCGAGGGCCTCCCAGGTTCCGCCGTCCCGCATCTCCGGGAACAGCATCCCGGCCGTCAATAGGGCTGCGGCTTCGATCAACAAGTGATTGTTGCCTTGGGCGCGGGCGTAGCTCAAGGTAGGAGGAATGCGGGCTGCGTGAGAGGCCACCAGCCGGGCCATCTGCACGACTCGCTCAGGCCGGTCCACCAACCACGGCTCGAAGGCTAGCAACCCGAATCCGGCCGCCAGCAGGCGAAAGCCCACTTCCTGCGCCGATACCCAATGCACCCCGCGGTTCGGAGGATTAGCAGCCATCCAGGAGTCGAACAGCGTCAGGCACGCTTGCGGGTAGCGCGGGTCTTCCGTGCGGGCGTAGGCACGCGCCAGCGGGTACACCCAGCTGAACCGGGAGAGTTCCCAGACCAGCTTGATGTCCGCCGGCAGCCCCTCCAAGCGGACATCGGACCAATGGCCGAGCGTCTCGAGGCTCGCCTCCGCAGGCGCCGGCGGCAGGAAAGCCCCCCAGTCTGGCGGAAAGCCTGCGGCATGCCGCATGTCGCCAAAGGTCGGGAACACCCCTTTCAGGATGGCGTCGGCCTGGGCCACGGCCAGGTCTGAGCCCAGACGGGGCGCCTTTGGCGCGAGCGGAATGGGGTTCTGCTGCCTATGAGCTGCATATGCGACAGCCTCGTTTGGCACGCCGGGCAGCAGCCACCGGTCAAGGGGTTGATCTTCCCACGAGTAGCAGGGGGTGCGACGACGGTGGGCTCCGCTCCACAGCCCCACCTGGTAGCGAGCGTACAGCCAGAGCGGCCCCAGGCCCAACTCACGCACCGCAAGGATGGCTGTCTGAGGCTTCACCGTCGCTAGGGTGACCGTCCGGCCTTAGCCTGCGCCGGGGACGTCCACCGCGACCGGGGTCCCCGACCGGAGTGACTGTACGGCGGCCAAGCAGGCCTGGGCTACAGCGAAAAGATCCCCGTAGGGAATCGGCGGGGGTCCACCCTCACGAATCGCCTGGACAAACGCGGCCCATGCCCGGGCGTGGCCTTTGTCCTGTTCCCAGCGATCCCGCCAGGCCCGGTTCCGGCCGTCGCCGAAGATGGCGAGAGAACGGAAATCATCGAGCACAGCCGTCCGGCCGCCGCTGGAGACTTCCAGGCGTTCCTTTCCGGCCTCGGTTGCACCCGCCGCCAGGTAGCTCAGCGTCCCGACCGATCCATCGGCGAAGGTCAGGCTGATAGCGACATTGTCGTCGCGATAGCGGGCATCGTCGGCCATGCCTACGGCGTGCACGCGCACCGGCAGGCTGCCGACCAGGTAAGTCATCAGGTCGACAAAGTGGCAACCCTCGCCCAGGATCCTGCCCCCGCCCTGGTCGGGATCGTGCAGCCAGTGGGTGAGCGGCAGCCGCCCCGGGTAGACGCGATACGACAGGTGCATCGGCTCGCGGCGGTCGCCAAGGGCCTGCCGCAGCCGGTCCACCAGCGGGGCGAAGCGCCGGTTGAAGCCGACCATCAGCATCCCCTGGGCCGAGGCCAGGGCCTGCAGGACCTCTTCCATCTCCTCCGGCCGGACAGCCAATGGCTTCTCGCACCACACGTGTTTCCCGGCGCGGAGCGCCGCCGCCGCTTGGGCGGCGTGCAGGTGATGGCGTGTCAAGACGGCCACGGTATTGATTTCGGGATCCTGCAGAATCTCCGCCTCGTGGCTGGTGGCGTAGCCGAAACCGAAGCGGCGGGCGCAGTCGGCGGCCCGCCGTCCGGCGGCAGAGGCGATCCCCACTCGCTGGACGCCGGCGACGCCTCGGATGGCGGGCAGGAAGGTGCTGGCGGCGAAGCTGCCGGCGCCCAACACGCCCAGGCGGATGTCCGCCGGCGCGCTCGGTCGCGGGTGCCTCATTACCAGCCGCAACGATGGCGCTTTCGACCCGGGCTCGGGCTCCGGGTAGGTGAGCACCACTCCCAGGAACGGGGCGGGCTGTTTGCCGGAGATCAGGGAGTAGGCTTGCGGCGCCTGGGCAATCGGAATTCGATGGGTGATCAGCGGCCGCACGTTCAGCAGACCCTGATCGATCATCGACAGCACGGCCTGCAGGTTGCGTCCTTCAGTCCAGCGCACATACCCCGCTGGATAGTCCGCACCCCCTTCCTCGTAGGCTGGGTCATACCGCCCCGGGCCGTAGGAGCGGGAGACCTGGAAGGACAGCTCCTTTTCGTAGTACAACCGGCGGGGCAATTCCAGGCCAACCGCCCCAATTGCAATTACGCGGCCGCGATCCCGCGCCAACCGTCCGGCCAGCTCAACGGGATCACCAGACTCTGTGTCGGCACAGATCAGGACGATGTCGAAGCCTTCCCCCTTGGAGAAAGCCGCCCCTTCCCTCTCGGCCCGGGATCGCTCGACGACCTGCAAACCGAGCGAGCGAGCCCGCCTCACCCGCTCCGGCGCCAGATCGATCCCCAGCACAGGACAGCCCGCCCCGCCGGCGATGCCGGTCGCCAGCACACCCAGCAGCCCCATGCCGACCACCGCCACCCGCTCCCCGACCTGCGCCTCGGCCAGACGGAAGCCGTGCATCGCGATCGCACCCAGGGTAGCGAACGCACCGCACTCGAAATCGACCGCATCCGGCAGATGGGCGAGCAGATTCCGAGGGACGACGGCATACTCGGCGTGGGCTGCATAACCGCCGCCTGCGCAGGCGACCCGGTCGCCGCGGCGGAATCCGGCCAGTTCCGGGCTCACCTCGACAATCACACCTGCCGAGGCATACCCCAGCGCCAGCGGCTGCGCCATCCGGCCGCGTACAGCCCGGATTGCGCTCACTACGCCTTCCCGCCGAGCCTTGTCCACGACCTGCCGCACGAGGTCCGGGCGCGCCCGGGCCTTGCCCACCAGGCCCTTCCCGGCGAACGACACCAGCATCCGCTCCGTCCCGGCCGAGACCAGGGAAGCGTGGGTCTTCACCAGCGCCATCCCGGGCTGAACTGCGGGGACAGGGACGTCGATGACCAGGGTCTTGCCTGAGCGCAGGTCTTGCACGACTTGTTTCATCAGGGACAGGGGGCCTGTGCGGCGAGGCGTGCGGCCGGGAGGATTATAGCATCGCGGCTTGCGCGCCTGCAGCAAGCCGGAGATACAGCTGCTCAGCCAGCTTCATGCACGTAGCGTAGTCCGCCCGTTCCCGCACGATTCGGCTGTTGACCTCGGCAGCAAGGCGGCGCAGGTCCGAGCTGCGCAGGCCCTGCACCACAGCCTGCGCCAGCCCCACCGGATCGGCCGGATCTACCAGCAAGCCGTTCCGCCCTGGCTCGATCCACTCCCGCAGCGAGTCCAGATCCCCAGCGACCGGAAGCGCACCGCAAGCCATGGCCTCCAGCAAGGTGTTCGGCGTGCCGTCGTGGGTCGTGGGCGAGACGGCCACCTGGGCGCGCTGGAACACCGCCGCCATCTCGACAGGGCTCAGCTTCGGGAGCAGGCTCACGCAATGCCGGATCCCCAGCCGACGCAACCAAGCCTCGGCTTCAGGCTCGCTCTGCATGCCTGGACACAGAAAGTGCACCTCGGGCAGCTGGCGCACAATCTCCGGAACGGCCCGGAAGAAGGTGTCATTGCGGACATACAGGCGAAAGCCGCGCGGCTGCACGACCACAGGCCGCGGTCCGAGGCCCGCCAGCAGGCTGCCCACGACCGATTCCTCCGGCAACACGGAAGGTGGTGCCTGGCGGAA
The genomic region above belongs to Anaerolineales bacterium and contains:
- a CDS encoding sugar transferase — protein: MSAALFPSGVPGRKRLFDLIATAIGLVLLSPLLAILGLWVWRVHGRPILFRQLRLGYRARPFTLLKFRTMTEVRDSQGQLLPDAERLTGLGRVLRSYSLDDLPNLLNVLRGEMGLVGPRPLLIQYLERYSAEQARRHQVLPGITGWAQVHGRNALAWDERFRLDVWYVDHWSLWLDIRILLATLGKVLRREGISQPGHATSEEFQGNPRRRDPTGGGPP
- a CDS encoding glycosyltransferase family 4 protein; this encodes MRILLIHQAFAALGEPGGTRHHEFCRWLVGQGHSVTVVTSRVSYLTGQPVSARHTQVEETDDGGVRIIRCWSYRAYHRSFVHRVLSFLSFMFSSVVASLRQGPMDVVWGTSPPLMQGWSAWAVARMRRAAFLFEVRDLWPEFAIAVGVLRSRPLIRLSLWLEGFLYRHADTVVVNSPGFVEHVRRGGARQVHLIPNGVDLEMFRPQDDGQAFRQEHGLTGRFVVLYAGAHGLSNDLGVLLDAASILSGHPEIVLVLLGDGKEKPGLMARAGAEGLENLRFVAPVAKREMAGALAAADVCLAILKPLEVYKTTYPNKVFDYMAAGRPTILAIDGVIRQAVEEAGAGVFVPPGDGAALARAIVSLAADGEARQRMGRAARQAAEQAYDRRRLAAQMLQVMQSMQTNSRGRRDG
- a CDS encoding heparinase II/III family protein, with amino-acid sequence MKPQTAILAVRELGLGPLWLYARYQVGLWSGAHRRRTPCYSWEDQPLDRWLLPGVPNEAVAYAAHRQQNPIPLAPKAPRLGSDLAVAQADAILKGVFPTFGDMRHAAGFPPDWGAFLPPAPAEASLETLGHWSDVRLEGLPADIKLVWELSRFSWVYPLARAYARTEDPRYPQACLTLFDSWMAANPPNRGVHWVSAQEVGFRLLAAGFGLLAFEPWLVDRPERVVQMARLVASHAARIPPTLSYARAQGNNHLLIEAAALLTAGMLFPEMRDGGTWEALGRRWLERGLESQFFEDGGYVQFSSNYHRLALECGLWSACLCQSAGKPLSADSLQALRRGAVCLQVVVDPATGQASNFGPNDGAHLLRLTDCGDHDYRPALQLAWRMLNRRPLYPPGPWDEAARWMGGEAATDSRPSQRRSRASRTGVHAAPSRILPDRVAFPDAGLYRLDGRHSWALLRCAHFRTRPGHSDQLHADLWWRGNPLASDGGTYLYDAPPSWDNGLAGASKHNTVVIDDRDPMLRAGRFLWLRWAQGRMLGHWRSPGGEGQLLSAEHDGYRSIGLTHRRSLLHLAPDSWWVIDDLQGQGEHTVCLTWRLADGPWQLGERGVSLATRVGRVAVQFEGPAASWGVYRSGIRLIGEAGDDATRGWVSPTYSQLRPAVELVVRSQGSLPLRLITRFDLGDSRPARTHIEWRAGADPAPPVRAVRRGQFSWEP
- a CDS encoding bi-domain-containing oxidoreductase, producing the protein MKQVVQDLRSGKTLVIDVPVPAVQPGMALVKTHASLVSAGTERMLVSFAGKGLVGKARARPDLVRQVVDKARREGVVSAIRAVRGRMAQPLALGYASAGVIVEVSPELAGFRRGDRVACAGGGYAAHAEYAVVPRNLLAHLPDAVDFECGAFATLGAIAMHGFRLAEAQVGERVAVVGMGLLGVLATGIAGGAGCPVLGIDLAPERVRRARSLGLQVVERSRAEREGAAFSKGEGFDIVLICADTESGDPVELAGRLARDRGRVIAIGAVGLELPRRLYYEKELSFQVSRSYGPGRYDPAYEEGGADYPAGYVRWTEGRNLQAVLSMIDQGLLNVRPLITHRIPIAQAPQAYSLISGKQPAPFLGVVLTYPEPEPGSKAPSLRLVMRHPRPSAPADIRLGVLGAGSFAASTFLPAIRGVAGVQRVGIASAAGRRAADCARRFGFGYATSHEAEILQDPEINTVAVLTRHHLHAAQAAAALRAGKHVWCEKPLAVRPEEMEEVLQALASAQGMLMVGFNRRFAPLVDRLRQALGDRREPMHLSYRVYPGRLPLTHWLHDPDQGGGRILGEGCHFVDLMTYLVGSLPVRVHAVGMADDARYRDDNVAISLTFADGSVGTLSYLAAGATEAGKERLEVSSGGRTAVLDDFRSLAIFGDGRNRAWRDRWEQDKGHARAWAAFVQAIREGGPPPIPYGDLFAVAQACLAAVQSLRSGTPVAVDVPGAG
- a CDS encoding glycosyltransferase family 4 protein, with protein sequence MPEMRLLFVADGRSPIARSWIAYIQQAGHEVHLVSTFSCEPIAGLTSLQAVSVAFSRAGRPVLPGKAPGGARGMSVRSWIRHWLGPWTVRRAGQQVAAAVAEARPDLVHAMRIPFEGMLAASLPPEIPLVVSVWGNDFTLHAGASAGMRRWTRRCVERANGLHVDCRRDLDLAQAWGFDGARPSLVIPTNGGVRTEWFRQAPPSVLPEESVVGSLLAGLGPRPVVVQPRGFRLYVRNDTFFRAVPEIVRQLPEVHFLCPGMQSEPEAEAWLRRLGIRHCVSLLPKLSPVEMAAVFQRAQVAVSPTTHDGTPNTLLEAMACGALPVAGDLDSLREWIEPGRNGLLVDPADPVGLAQAVVQGLRSSDLRRLAAEVNSRIVRERADYATCMKLAEQLYLRLAAGAQAAML